The Colletotrichum higginsianum IMI 349063 chromosome 2, whole genome shotgun sequence genome has a segment encoding these proteins:
- a CDS encoding ADP-ribosylation factor encodes MLSILRKARLKDKEMRILMLGLDNAGKTTIVKKIMGEDVNTVSPTLGFIIKTIDYDGYWVTPSSRDVGGQKTLRSYWRNYFEKTDALIWVVDATDRLRIEDCREELHGLLQEEVRPPSNDLFGAGAILAC; translated from the exons ATGTTGTCCATCCTCAGAAAAGCGCGtctcaaggacaaggagatGCGCATCCTTATGCT AGGTCTTGACAATGCTGGGAAGACGACGATAGTCAAGAAGATTATGGGTGAAGACGTCAACACAGTGAGCCCAACTCTGGGCTTTATCATCAAGACCATCGACTACGACGGGTATTGGGTCACGCCCTCCAGTC GGGACGTTGGAGGCCAGAAGACGCTGCGCTCATATTGGCGCAACTACTTCGAGAAGACGGATGCGCTGATCTGGGTTGTCGACGCCACTGATCGATTGAGAATCGAAGATTGTAGAGAAGAGTTGCATGGTCTCCTCCAAGAAGAGGTTCGTCCGCCTTCCAACGACCTGTTTGGAGCAGGCGCGATCCTGGCGTGCTAA
- a CDS encoding Protein kinase — protein MSTPTTATATLPPHSHYHHPHYPYNHQPYQASTATGSSYRQPANPILSTSSSTATATARLPSSYANSSSIAYSTTSTASHAGPNGLGPSASSATSRTIHDISSPDANYSVNAMPTNSQSQSSQSGRKRRRSKEPDWNKFYKNGLPKEIIVIDDTPEPEQGKVVGNGVRVVSNGNGNAIATNGASSRPIPKKRKRDDEPQPYDPVYHNSKYAASHTTTPHHNGTPSGSTISTDRTTNSAIHTTAATSLSSNGQEYYDVQPGQKRKRTRQQIAQEAKKREVEGLGDPFVSYKPPPYPPKKASDVHVRVVQDAGYNKNAKVDDDDGHYIVVPDADLTKEYQMVKLLGQGTFGKVVQARDRRRNKSVAIKIIRSVQKYRDASRIELRVLATLKENDSENRNRCIHLRDCFDYRGHICIVMDLLGQSVFDFLKSNSFVPFPNSQIQSFARQLFTSVAFLHDLNLIHTDLKPENILLCDSAYQTFTYNRKIPSSSTTVNRQANQRRVLLDTEIRLIDFGSATFQDEYHSSVVSTRHYRAPEIILGLGWSFPCDIWSIGCILVEFFTGDALFQTHDNLEHLAMMEMVVGQRIDSGLVQAVNKMATRSGGNPASKYFKRLKLDYPTPETTRASKRFVKAMRRLEDIIPSNTTYFKNFLDLLRKIFVYDPQHRITAKQALQHPWFKEPATPDDGTEAAKIRLERLRQEQDHRHHA, from the exons ATGTCGACCCCGACAACGGCCACTGCGACACTGCCTCCTCACTCGCATTATCATCATCCCCATTACCCCTACAACCATCAGCCGTACCAGGCCTCTACTGCTACGGGCTCCTCATACCGTCAGCCCGCAAACCCAATCCTCTccacttcctcctcgacggcgacggcgacggctaGACTGCCTTCCTCGTACGCCAACTCGTCGAGCATCGCGTATTCTACCACTTCTACTGCCAGTCACGCCGGTCCAAATGGCCTAGGCCCTTCAGCCTCGTCAGCCACTTCGAGGACCATTCACGACATTTCGAGTCCCGACGCGAACTACTCCGTTAACGCAATGCCTACCAACTCACAATCTCAGTCTTCCCAGTCAGGTCGCAAGCGACGACGCTCAAAGGAGCCCGACTGGAACAAGTTCTACAAAAACGGCCTCCCCAAGGAAATCATCGTCATCGATGATACCCCCGAGCCAGAGCAGGGCAAGGTTGTCGGCAATGGCGTAAGGGTCGTGtccaacggcaacggcaacgccatcgccaccaaCGGTGCCAGCAGTCGTCCTATTCCCAAGAAGCGGAAAAGAGACGACGAGCCTCAACCGTACGACCCTGTCTACCACAACAGCAAGTACGCCGCCTCCCACACAACCACTCCTCATCACAACGGGACCCCCAGCGGCTCCACCATTTCAACCGATCGCACGACGAACTCGGCCATCCATACCACGGCTGCCACCTCACTGTCCTCGAACGGCCAGGAATATTACGATGTGCAGCCCGGCcaaaagaggaagaggactCGTCAGCAGATCGCTCaagaggcgaagaagagagaggtcGAAGGCCTTGGCGATCCCTTCGTCAGCTACAAGCCGCCCCCCTATCCTCCCAAGAAAGCCTCCGACGTGCACGTTCGGGTGGTTCAGGAT GCCGGCTACAACAAAAACGCTAaagtcgacgatgacgatggacaCTACATTGTCGTTCCCGATGCAGACTTGACGAAAGAGT ACCAAATGGTCAAACTTCTCGGACAGGGTACCTTTGGCAAGGTCGTCCAGGCTCGAGACCGAAGGAGGAACAAGTCGGTTGCGATCAAGATCATCCGATCGGTACAAAAGTACCGAGATGCATCTCGAATCGAGCTCCGAGTCCTGGCCACGCTTAAGGAGAACGACAGTGAGAACCGCAATCGTTGCATTCACCTGCGGGACTGTTTCGACTATCGCGGCCACATCTGCATCGTCATGGACCTTCTCGGACAGAGCGTCTTCGATTTTCTGAAAAGCAACAGCTTTGTGCCTTTCCCCAACAGTCAAATCCAGAGTTTTGCCCGCCAGCTCTTTACCAGTGTCGCCT TTCTGCACGACCTCAATCTCATTCACACTGATTTGAAGCCCGAAAACATCCTTCTGTGCGACAGCGCATACCAAACTTTTACGTACAACCGAAAGATACCCTCCTCGTCTACGACCGTGAACCGTCAGGCGAACCAGCGCCGAGTCCTACTGGACACTGAAATTCGTCTCATCGATTTTGGCTCCGCCACTTTCCAGGATGAATACCACAGCTCTGTCGTATCTACTCGTCATTACAGGGCACCCGAGATCATTTTGGGCCTCGGGTGGTCTTTCCCCTGCGATATCTGGAGCATAGGGTGCATTCTGGTCGAATTCTTcaccggcgacgccctcTTCCAAACCCACGACAATCTGGAACATCTTGCCATGATGGAGATGGTCGTTGGTCAGAGGATAGACTCTGGTCTTGTCCAAGCCGTCAACAAAATGGCCACTCGGAGCGGCGGAAACCCAGCCTCCAA GTACTTCAAAAGGCTCAAGCTTGACTACCCCACGCCGGAGACGACGCGGGCTTCTAAGAGATTCGTCAAGGCGATGAGGCGACTCGAG GACATTATCCCTTCAAACACTACCTACTTCAAGAACTTCTTGGATCTTCTCCGGAAGATCTTCGTCTACGATCCCCAGCACCGCATCACCGCGAAGCAGGCGTTGCAGCATCCTTGGTTCAAGGAACCCGCGACACCGGACGATGGtaccgaggccgccaagatTCGCTTGGAACGATTGAGACAGGAGCAAGATCATCGGCATCACGCATGA
- a CDS encoding putative mitochondrial transport protein: MSASLPGGRELPASQHDLSTYWGRVRHNMGLTDPSTLLVGSTGLEQAKSLLTDYKQGKIPFMTPDLWKAKKVVDSTLHPGATSPGPVSFSTNTRARADRPDTGEPVLLPFRMSAYVLTNLVVTAGMLQPGLGTAGTIAWQVINQSLNVAINSANANKSSPLSWRKLGESYAMAVSVSCGVAVGLNKLVPRLRNLTPATRTTLTRLVPFAAVASAGFLNVLLMRGEEMRTGIDVFPVLSDAERARKEKEEGDGAGQPQSLGRSKKAAQIAVGETAASRVFNSTPIMVIPPLVLVRLQQQQWLKQRPRLTVPVNLGLILVTSYAVLPLALAVFPQRQTISADKLEPEFHGRGGTDGLVVFNRGL; this comes from the exons ATGTCGGCCTCCCTCCCCGGTGGCCGCGAGCTGCCCGCCTCCCAGCATGACCTCAGCACATACTGGGGTCGCGTACGACACAACATGGGCCTAACGGATCCGAG caccctcctcgtcggcagcACCGGACTCGAGCAAGCGAAGTCCCTCCTCACCGACTACAAGCAAGGAAAGATCCCGTTTATGACCCCCGACCTCtggaaggccaagaaggtcgTCGACTCGACCCTCCACCCAGGTGCGACGAGCCC GGGACCCGTTTCTTTCTCGACTAACACGCGGGCGCGCGCCGACCGTCCAGATACCGGCGAACCTgtcctccttcccttccgcATGTCCGCCTATGTGCTGACCAACCTGGTCGTCACGGCCGGCATGCTTCAGCCGGGCCTTGGA ACAGCGGGTACGATTGCGTGGCAGGTCATCAACCAGTCCCTCAACGTCGCCATCAACTCGGCGAACGCGAATAAgtcttcccccctctcctgGCGCAAGTTAGGCGAGTCGTACGCCATGGCGGTTTCCGTATCGTGCGGTGTCGCCGTCGGTCTGAACAAACTTGTGCCGCGCCTGCGCAACCTCACCCCGGCCACCCGCACGACCCTCACCCGCCTCGTGCcctttgccgccgtcgcctcggccggTTTCCTCAACGTCCTCCTGATGCGCGGAGAAGAGATGCGCACCGGCATCGACGTCTTCCCCGTTCTCTccgacgccgagcgcgcgcgcaaggaaaaggaggagggcgacggcgccggccagcCCCAGTCCCTCGGCCGTAGCAAAAAGGCGGCTCAGATCGCTGTCGGCGAAACCGCCGCCAGCCGCGTCTTCAACTCGACGCCCATCATGGTCATTCCGCCCTTGGTGCTCGTCCGTCTGCAACAGCAACAGTGGCTGAAGCAGCGCCCACGCCTGACTGTGCCCGTCAACCTCGGTCTCATCCTGGTCACAAGCTACGCAGTCCTCCCGCTGGCTCTGGCCGTCTTCCCCCAGCGGCAGACCATCAGCGCCGACAAGTTGGAGCCCGAATTccacggccgcggcgggactgacggcctcgtcgtgtTCAATAGGGGCTTATAG
- a CDS encoding Integral membrane family protein: protein MIGPGGDAPMALGVLWGLTGLTLCFVLLRLYTRLVILQAYGIDDHFYNFAFILFVAYDVMLTISSYYGFGRNVMEIETPDVPPAILYEAIGTTILVSAIVVSKASLALFLLRLVNTRLHQIVVLGPVIILFLFAVVSLLVFWFSCVPIEFLWNRFIPGGVCHIDPGPISTAAGSWSVVVDFWYAVTPWALLWNVQMPRREKLLINVSMSLGVIAGACGIKRALELKNLSSLNFTKDTVQLIIWHACELAVTMVCIGIPVCRPLFKGWLNQFSSRGDSNPGPYTRNLTGSNGGFGLRTIGGTDYTVRVGMKTPELDLSSAAGRSGGGIVGVPAKPIGKAYGDDNSVDSILGPEDRHGHARGVDTDGYSSEEGKSGAQNIWVKSEVLVKSTARD from the exons ATGATTGGACCAGGCGGAGACGCGCCCATGGCGCTCGGCGTCCTTTGGGGCTTGACGGGACTCACTCTGTGCTTCGTTTTGCTGCGGTTGTACACACGACTTGTTATCCTTCAAGCCTATGGTATTGACGACCACTTTTACAACTTTGCCTTC ATTCTTTTCGTCGCCTACGATGTCATGCTCACGATTTCTTCCTATTACGGCTTCGGCAGGAACGTAATGGAAATCGAAACGCCGGACGTACCACCGGCGATTTTGTACGAGGCCATCGGCACCACGATCCTCGTctccgccatcgtcgtctccAAAGCTTCGTTGGCCTTGTTCCTCCTCCGACTTGTGAACACACGCCTGCATCAAATCGTCGTTCTTGGTCCAGTCATCATCCTTTttctcttcgccgtcgtTTCGCTCTTGGTCTTCTGGTTCTCGTGCGTACCGATAGAATTCCTCTGGAACCGGTTCATCCCCGGCGGAGTTTGCCACATTGACCCTGGTCCTATCTCTACGGCGGCTGGATCATGGAGCGTTGTTGTCGACTTCTGGTACGCTGTGACACCCTGGGCACTGTTGTGGAATGTACAGATGCCGAGACGTGAGAAACTCCTCATCAACGTGAGTATGAGCTTGGGTGTAAT TGCTGGTGCGTGTGGTATCAAGAGAGCATTGGAGCTTAAAAACCTCAGCAGCTTGAACTTCACCA AGGATACAGTCCAGCTTATCATTTGGCATGCGTGTGAGCTTGCGGTCACCATGGTCTGCATCGGCATCCCAGTCTGTCGCCCCCTTTTCAAAGGCTGGCTCAACCAATTCTCTTCCCGAGGCGACAGCAACCCTGGTCCATACACGAGAAACCTGACGGGGTCCAACGGCGGTTTTGGCCTGAGAACAATAGGAGGCACCGACTACACAGTAAGGGTTGGAATGAAGACACCCGAGTTGGATTTGAGCAGCGCTGCTGGCCGAAGTGGCGGAGGTATCGTTGGAGTCCCTGCTAAGCCTATCGGAAAGGCATATGGGGACGACAACAGCGTGGATTCGATTCTGGGGCCTGAGGACCGCCATGGCCATGCACGAGGCGTGGATACTGACGGGTATTCAAGTGAGGAGGGCAAGAGCGGTGCTCAGAATATCTGGGTGAAATCCGAGGTGCTGGTCAAGTCGACAGCAAGGGATTGA